A genome region from Clostridium sp. JN-9 includes the following:
- a CDS encoding bifunctional diguanylate cyclase/phosphodiesterase translates to MKYLIKKHAIFRSIIKYYRNIDSLTKLPSREAFSYVLHEEIKSAVNNSFNVALFFIDIDNFSELNDTFGFEFGDKLLIEISVRIFNLNNSNEVLFRCGGDKFALVKSSYTNIDDLKQKAEQLIDEINDKIIIKGRKIYTTISIGISYYSSSCSNYDQMLRQAEMAMYKCKKVKKDNYSFFNKEMNDEIFKKVTMEIEMRKAYDENQFILHYQPLIDLKSEQIIGTEALIRWKHPEKGFIKPSEFVPIAEKTGFIVSLGEWIIRTACKQNKLWQEKGYTPIYISINISAIQLNQTNFIEMIKKVLCDTKLDPKYLIFEITETTLMQSIKDNINIIKRLKKIGIKIAIDDFGTGYSSLNYFRIVPADIIKIDKSFIDNVCSNSYETAITEGIINVTHKMNLSVIAEGVEKQNQLEFLKNNKCDIIQGYLYGRPMESEEMLKQFNKSVL, encoded by the coding sequence ATGAAATATCTTATTAAGAAACATGCAATATTTAGGAGCATAATTAAATATTACAGGAATATTGATTCTTTGACTAAATTGCCAAGCAGGGAGGCCTTTTCGTATGTTTTGCATGAAGAAATAAAAAGCGCAGTTAATAATAGTTTTAATGTTGCCTTGTTTTTTATAGACATAGATAATTTTTCAGAATTAAACGATACCTTTGGCTTTGAATTTGGGGACAAGCTATTGATTGAAATAAGTGTAAGGATTTTTAATTTGAATAACTCTAATGAAGTGCTATTTAGATGTGGAGGAGATAAATTTGCACTTGTAAAAAGCAGTTATACCAATATTGATGACTTAAAGCAAAAGGCTGAACAATTAATTGATGAAATAAACGACAAAATTATAATAAAAGGAAGAAAAATTTATACCACAATCAGTATTGGAATTTCCTATTATTCTTCCAGCTGTTCTAATTATGATCAAATGCTGAGACAGGCGGAAATGGCTATGTATAAATGTAAAAAGGTAAAAAAAGATAATTATTCCTTTTTTAATAAGGAAATGAATGATGAAATATTCAAAAAGGTTACCATGGAAATAGAAATGAGAAAGGCATATGATGAAAATCAGTTTATTCTTCATTATCAGCCTCTTATTGATTTAAAATCAGAGCAGATTATTGGTACGGAAGCTTTAATTAGATGGAAACATCCTGAGAAAGGATTCATTAAACCTTCTGAATTTGTTCCAATAGCTGAGAAAACTGGATTTATCGTATCTTTAGGGGAATGGATTATAAGAACTGCCTGTAAACAAAATAAGCTTTGGCAGGAAAAAGGATATACACCTATTTACATATCTATAAATATATCTGCCATTCAGCTTAACCAGACTAATTTTATTGAAATGATTAAAAAGGTGCTTTGTGACACAAAACTAGATCCAAAATATTTGATTTTTGAAATAACAGAAACCACATTGATGCAATCTATAAAAGATAACATCAATATTATTAAAAGGCTTAAAAAAATCGGCATTAAAATTGCCATAGATGATTTTGGAACTGGATATTCATCACTGAATTATTTTAGAATTGTTCCAGCTGACATTATAAAAATTGACAAGAGTTTTATAGATAATGTTTGTTCGAATTCTTATGAAACTGCAATAACAGAAGGCATTATTAATGTAACTCATAAAATGAATTTAAGTGTAATTGCAGAAGGAGTAGAAAAACAAAACCAGCTTGAATTTTTAAAGAACAATAAGTGTGATATTATTCAGGGATATTTATATGGAAGGCCCATGGAATCAGAGGAGATGTTAAAGCAATTTAATAAATCTGTCTTGTAA
- a CDS encoding Na-translocating system protein MpsC family protein translates to MRRGEAKAADEIKKITFKFVKYYRGKGPQYVNVRLNYSNITIYIKGVFTNLDKLLYENADEEKLREVFKGAMLILKRELLEKINEVLNVNCTFLSIKENYIEDSITIIIPF, encoded by the coding sequence ATGCGAAGAGGTGAAGCAAAAGCTGCTGATGAAATAAAAAAGATAACTTTTAAATTTGTAAAGTACTACAGAGGCAAAGGCCCTCAATATGTAAATGTAAGACTTAATTACAGCAATATTACTATATATATTAAAGGAGTTTTTACCAATCTGGATAAACTTTTATATGAAAATGCAGATGAGGAAAAGTTAAGAGAAGTGTTTAAAGGAGCAATGTTAATTTTAAAAAGAGAACTATTAGAAAAAATAAATGAAGTTTTGAATGTAAATTGTACTTTTTTATCTATAAAAGAAAATTATATTGAAGACAGTATAACTATAATAATTCCATTCTAA
- a CDS encoding ECF transporter S component, protein MEKKNLQIVNTKTLTLVQVALMAAMTTLVTMTIRIPTYTGYTHLGDSMIFLAVIVLGKRKAVASSALGMVLADILGGYLVWAPFTLIIKGVMALIAGLIAYRGKYNGDNTVNNIFAFIIAGIWMVAAYYIFGAVITRYILAENATLTQALIVSLKEVPANIVEVLVGIVLAVPMGKIIAKSNLKINNK, encoded by the coding sequence ATGGAGAAGAAGAACTTACAAATTGTTAATACAAAAACTCTGACCTTGGTTCAGGTAGCATTGATGGCTGCAATGACTACCCTGGTAACTATGACTATAAGGATACCAACTTACACTGGATATACTCATCTTGGGGATAGTATGATTTTTCTGGCAGTAATTGTACTAGGTAAAAGGAAAGCAGTAGCATCATCAGCCTTAGGTATGGTTCTTGCAGACATTTTAGGGGGGTATCTGGTTTGGGCTCCATTTACACTTATAATAAAAGGTGTAATGGCATTAATTGCAGGACTTATTGCATATAGAGGCAAATACAACGGGGATAATACAGTAAATAATATTTTTGCTTTTATAATAGCGGGAATCTGGATGGTTGCGGCTTACTATATATTTGGAGCGGTTATTACAAGATATATCTTAGCTGAAAATGCTACACTTACACAAGCACTAATTGTTTCTCTTAAGGAAGTACCTGCAAATATAGTTGAAGTTTTAGTAGGTATAGTTCTGGCAGTTCCAATGGGGAAAATTATAGCAAAATCAAATTTAAAGATAAATAATAAATAA
- a CDS encoding FAD:protein FMN transferase, with protein MFSFNFFNKKTKHDNKTLFKKEFYCLGTINRLTAYGENCENAVMEAEQRLAEIDDKMSVFKDYSELSRINKSAGKNYEKVSEDTYFVIKSSIEYCNLLKGTFDPTIKPVVKLWNVGKENFRIPKQSEIDNALKLVNYKDILFDDENCSIMLKNENQNVDAGGIAKGYAADEVKRIFKRNEITRGIIDLGGNIFALGGKDDESPWSIGLQDPFSKRGDYIGIILVRNKSLVTSGNYERYTIANGKKYHHIIDPRTGYPSKSGLMSATIVSNLSIDGDGFSTGIFILGLKEGMELINSTYGIEGIFITENKEIYVSSGIKDKFILTNQEFVSKE; from the coding sequence ATGTTCAGCTTCAATTTCTTTAATAAAAAAACAAAGCATGATAATAAAACTTTATTTAAAAAAGAATTTTACTGTCTAGGTACCATAAACCGTTTAACAGCATATGGTGAAAATTGTGAAAATGCCGTTATGGAGGCAGAACAGCGCCTTGCAGAAATAGATGATAAAATGTCTGTATTTAAAGATTATAGTGAACTTTCCAGAATAAATAAAAGTGCTGGCAAAAACTATGAAAAGGTAAGTGAAGATACATATTTTGTAATTAAAAGTTCAATAGAATACTGCAATCTTCTAAAGGGAACCTTTGATCCTACCATAAAACCTGTTGTAAAGCTGTGGAATGTAGGAAAAGAAAACTTTAGGATCCCCAAACAAAGTGAGATTGATAATGCATTAAAATTAGTTAATTATAAAGATATACTATTTGATGATGAGAACTGTTCCATTATGCTGAAAAATGAAAACCAAAATGTTGATGCAGGCGGTATAGCAAAAGGTTATGCAGCAGATGAGGTAAAGAGGATTTTTAAAAGAAATGAAATTACAAGAGGCATTATAGATCTTGGGGGAAATATATTTGCCCTGGGTGGTAAGGATGATGAATCCCCATGGAGCATAGGACTTCAAGATCCATTCAGCAAAAGAGGAGATTACATTGGCATTATTCTTGTAAGAAATAAGTCTTTAGTTACTTCAGGTAATTATGAAAGATATACAATAGCCAACGGAAAAAAATATCATCATATAATTGATCCCAGAACAGGATATCCTTCAAAAAGCGGACTTATGAGTGCTACCATAGTTTCAAATCTTTCTATTGACGGCGATGGGTTTTCTACTGGCATTTTTATTTTAGGTCTTAAAGAGGGAATGGAATTAATTAATTCCACATATGGAATTGAGGGAATATTTATTACTGAAAATAAGGAGATTTATGTTTCTTCTGGAATTAAGGACAAATTTATACTTACAAACCAAGAGTTTGTAAGTAAAGAATAA
- a CDS encoding DNA topoisomerase — protein sequence MKRLILAEKPSVAGNIAEALGCKIRKNGFIEGSDYIITWAFGHLLTLYDCKDYDEKLALWDFNNFPYIPEEFKYKVKNDSKNRKIPDQGAVKQLKLIESLVNRQDISEIITATDYDREGELIALLIFQYLKVRKPIYRILTNEWTAEEVNKGLSNLKKNSEMVNLQDAGVSRQLADWVIGINFTAVATMKYTKGRGNLLNIGRVLMPTLKIIYDREMEIKNFKPEAFHELTAIFEGQAGIYKGKFFYGKNDKFRNKESVERLKKDIEGKSGIVKSKKVESKNEYPPSLFNLSNLQGFVTSKFSGWTADKVLKTAQNLYEKKYITYPRTESTALDESLKDKTKKVLEILKKDMTFRDEINFNDSKKVFNNDKVESHSAIIPTYVVPKDLDNDQWIVYNAIKNRFLSQFMTPAEFENTEIITSIQGEKYERLFITKGKVMKSKGWLKLYNEDKKDELLPDVNDNEEVQVSELKVITKKSKPPAHHTEKSLLKAMETCGKNNKSDDEEDATILYGYSIGTAATRAETIKKLKTAGYMILKGKSLLITDIGVKLIESFPVKELLDTDYTGRLEKKLFDIEKGNYNKDEFLKEIYKFTNAGVMRIKRSRPVIICDTREKQRTKIKD from the coding sequence ATGAAAAGATTAATACTAGCAGAAAAACCTTCTGTAGCTGGAAATATAGCAGAAGCATTAGGATGTAAAATTAGAAAAAATGGTTTTATTGAAGGTAGTGATTATATTATTACCTGGGCTTTTGGTCACTTACTTACTTTATATGACTGCAAAGATTATGATGAAAAGCTGGCACTTTGGGATTTTAACAATTTTCCATACATACCGGAAGAATTTAAATATAAAGTAAAAAATGACAGTAAGAACAGAAAGATACCAGACCAGGGTGCCGTAAAGCAGCTGAAGTTAATTGAGAGTTTAGTAAACAGGCAGGATATTTCTGAAATAATTACTGCAACGGATTATGATAGAGAAGGTGAGCTTATTGCTCTTCTTATATTTCAATATTTAAAAGTGAGAAAACCAATATACAGAATATTAACTAATGAATGGACTGCAGAGGAAGTAAATAAAGGCCTTAGCAATTTGAAAAAGAATTCTGAAATGGTGAATTTACAGGATGCAGGTGTAAGCCGTCAGCTGGCAGACTGGGTAATTGGAATAAATTTTACGGCTGTGGCTACTATGAAGTATACAAAGGGCAGGGGGAACCTGCTTAACATTGGAAGAGTCCTTATGCCTACTCTTAAAATTATCTATGACAGAGAAATGGAAATAAAGAATTTTAAACCTGAGGCCTTTCATGAATTAACTGCAATTTTTGAAGGCCAGGCAGGCATCTATAAAGGCAAATTTTTTTATGGTAAAAATGATAAGTTTCGAAATAAAGAAAGTGTAGAAAGATTAAAAAAGGACATTGAAGGTAAAAGTGGCATTGTTAAGAGTAAAAAGGTTGAAAGCAAAAATGAATATCCACCATCATTATTTAACCTAAGTAATCTTCAGGGATTTGTCACCAGTAAGTTTTCAGGATGGACGGCAGATAAGGTGTTAAAGACAGCACAAAACTTATATGAAAAAAAATATATTACATATCCAAGAACTGAAAGTACTGCATTAGATGAAAGCCTGAAAGATAAAACCAAAAAGGTATTGGAAATTTTAAAAAAGGATATGACCTTTAGAGATGAAATAAATTTTAATGATTCTAAAAAGGTATTTAATAATGATAAGGTTGAAAGCCATAGTGCTATAATACCTACTTATGTGGTACCTAAAGATTTGGATAATGATCAGTGGATTGTTTACAATGCCATTAAGAATAGATTCCTTTCACAATTTATGACGCCTGCAGAGTTTGAAAACACAGAAATTATAACTAGTATACAAGGCGAAAAATATGAGAGATTATTTATAACAAAAGGTAAGGTAATGAAATCAAAAGGATGGCTTAAATTATATAACGAAGATAAAAAGGATGAACTATTACCTGATGTAAATGACAATGAAGAAGTACAGGTTTCTGAACTAAAAGTAATAACTAAAAAGAGTAAACCTCCTGCACATCACACAGAAAAAAGTCTTCTAAAAGCTATGGAAACCTGCGGAAAAAATAATAAATCGGATGATGAAGAAGACGCAACTATTTTATATGGATATTCCATAGGAACTGCTGCAACAAGAGCAGAAACAATAAAAAAATTAAAAACAGCAGGATATATGATTTTAAAAGGTAAATCACTTTTAATTACAGATATTGGAGTGAAGCTCATAGAAAGTTTTCCTGTTAAGGAGCTGCTGGATACAGATTATACAGGACGCCTTGAGAAAAAGCTGTTTGATATAGAAAAAGGCAATTATAATAAGGATGAATTCTTAAAAGAAATTTACAAATTTACAAATGCCGGTGTTATGAGGATTAAAAGAAGCAGACCAGTAATAATATGCGACACCAGAGAAAAACAAAGGACAAAGATTAAAGATTAA
- a CDS encoding phospho-sugar mutase produces the protein MDKKYMDKYNYWKTNKFFSEETREELKSIENDEKEIEDRFYKELEFGTAGLRGKIGAGTNRMNTYIISRAANGLAEYIESKGKSYTERGVAIAYDCRHFSKEFAMTSALVLAAHNIKVYLFESLRPTPVLSFTVRHLNTAAGIVVTASHNPKIYNGFKVYWEDGAQILQETADSITENILKVKDFQDIKIMDEKEAFKKGLITYIGSEIDDKYVEKVKSLSLRDNIDKKINIVYTPLNGTGNILVRRVLKERGFTNINVVPEQEHPDADFTTVPYPNPEDSRAFEYAEKLGHKINAELLFATDPDCDRLAIMVRNNDGKYIAFNGNQTGAILVKYIIESMNELNILPSNGAIVKSIVTGDLGKAIASKYGVKTFETLTGFKNICGKEDDFERTGENQFIFGYEESIGYVAGTFVRDKDAVISSMLLCEAAAYYKKLGKNLNEVLEDIYKEYGYYKENLISLVLEGIEGSNRIKRMMEGYRKDFPYEINGVKLKQYIDYKYSKITDIKSGNVSKCDIPVSNVLKFILEDGSWYAVRPSGTEPKIKLYMYSIGKNSSEAEEKLSVMKDIILGKLQSIK, from the coding sequence ATGGATAAAAAATACATGGACAAATATAATTACTGGAAAACAAATAAGTTTTTTAGTGAAGAAACCAGGGAAGAGTTAAAATCTATAGAAAATGATGAGAAGGAAATAGAGGATAGGTTTTACAAAGAACTTGAATTTGGCACAGCTGGTTTAAGAGGAAAGATTGGTGCCGGCACAAACAGAATGAACACATATATAATCTCAAGAGCAGCCAATGGTCTTGCAGAATATATTGAAAGTAAAGGTAAAAGCTATACAGAAAGAGGCGTTGCTATAGCTTATGACTGCAGGCATTTTTCTAAAGAATTTGCTATGACATCAGCATTGGTGTTAGCTGCCCATAATATTAAGGTTTATTTGTTTGAAAGCTTAAGGCCAACCCCTGTATTATCATTTACAGTAAGACATTTGAACACTGCTGCAGGAATTGTTGTAACAGCAAGTCATAATCCTAAAATCTATAATGGATTTAAGGTATATTGGGAGGATGGTGCTCAAATACTCCAGGAAACAGCTGATTCCATTACAGAGAACATACTTAAGGTTAAAGATTTTCAGGATATTAAAATTATGGACGAAAAGGAAGCTTTCAAAAAAGGCTTAATAACATACATTGGCAGTGAAATTGATGATAAATATGTTGAAAAGGTAAAATCTTTAAGTTTAAGGGATAATATCGACAAAAAAATAAATATAGTATATACACCTTTAAACGGTACAGGTAATATACTTGTCAGGAGAGTATTAAAGGAACGTGGTTTTACAAATATAAATGTAGTGCCTGAGCAGGAACATCCAGATGCTGATTTTACCACAGTACCATATCCAAATCCTGAAGATTCAAGAGCATTTGAATATGCAGAAAAGCTTGGACATAAAATTAATGCAGAGCTTCTTTTTGCAACAGATCCTGACTGCGACAGACTGGCTATTATGGTTAGAAATAATGATGGAAAGTACATAGCTTTTAACGGAAATCAAACTGGAGCTATTTTAGTAAAATATATTATTGAATCCATGAATGAACTTAATATACTTCCTTCAAATGGTGCCATTGTTAAATCAATAGTTACAGGAGATCTTGGAAAGGCCATAGCTTCTAAATATGGAGTTAAGACCTTTGAAACATTAACAGGATTTAAAAATATCTGCGGCAAAGAAGATGACTTTGAGAGAACTGGTGAAAATCAATTTATCTTTGGATATGAAGAAAGTATAGGATATGTTGCTGGAACTTTCGTTAGGGACAAAGATGCTGTTATTTCCTCAATGCTGCTTTGTGAAGCTGCTGCATACTATAAAAAACTTGGTAAAAACTTAAATGAAGTTTTAGAGGATATATATAAAGAGTATGGATATTACAAAGAAAATCTCATTTCTCTTGTTTTAGAGGGAATAGAGGGAAGTAACAGAATAAAAAGAATGATGGAAGGTTACAGAAAAGATTTCCCTTATGAAATAAATGGAGTAAAACTTAAACAATATATTGATTATAAATACAGTAAGATTACAGATATAAAATCAGGTAATGTGAGCAAATGCGATATTCCTGTTTCCAATGTATTGAAATTTATTCTTGAGGATGGTTCCTGGTATGCTGTTAGGCCATCAGGTACTGAACCAAAAATCAAACTTTACATGTATTCCATTGGAAAAAATTCATCAGAAGCTGAAGAAAAACTATCTGTAATGAAGGATATTATCCTTGGCAAACTTCAATCAATTAAATAA